GTCCAAAAAGCTCACCCTCAGGTTTGGCTTGACTGAACACATAATGCACAAAAAAGCGCCCTACATATTGCAATTGCAATTCGTGTAATTCATTATGAAAAATGGTTTCTTCCGGAGTTTTATTGCCGTAAACCAAAACAAACGTACTTTTTGGCTCACTTTCCAACACCGACTTTAGGATAGACATCACCGGAGTAATGCCACTACCCGCTACAAAGCCCGCATAGTTTTTTAAGTTAGAATAAGAAGGTTCAAAAGTAAATCGTCCTTCAGGTTGACTTACTTCTAAAAGGTCACCCACTTTTAAATTGTCATTAGCAAATTTAGAAAAATGACCATTTTTAACCGACTTAATAGCAATGCGTAAATCCCCACTATTTGGAGAAGAACAAATCGAATAAGCCCGACGAATTTCTTGTCCGTCTAAGGTTAATTTTAAGTTTACGTATTGACCGGCGGTAAATTGATAAGCTGATTTTAATTCGGCAGGGATATTAAAAGTAACAGAAATAGCGTTGGCCGTTTCGTGTTTTACTTCTTTGATTTGTAATTTATAAAAGGATGACATGAAGTTTATTTTTGGCAAAGTTACTAAACCTAAAACGTTTCATGAAATTTAAATATGGTGATTATCCGGAATTTTATACTCCTGCCTATACTTTAGCAAGCCTTCCTTTTTTAGTCAAAACCTAAATTATAATTGCTATTTATGTATTTACTTCGAACTAAGTGCAAAGTAAATCCATATTCAATCCATAACAAGTCCATAAAAACACACAAATCTATGGACTAGCTATGGACTAGCTATGGACTAGCCTCGATAAAAACCTTATTGTTTTCTTTACTAAAGCAACAGAATTGTTCTTCCAAATAGCGGTTTATTCACAGTGTATTAGACAAGAATGCTAAAAAAATACATGCATAAGAATTCTATGTATATAAAAAACTTATGTATATTTGTTTTTTAAAATGGCAGATGCAATGAAAAATTCACAATTATATAAGGGAAGTTTAACCACTATAGTGATGAAGCTATTGGAAGAAAACGGACGGATGTATGGCTATGAAATCACCCAGAAAGTAAAGGACATTACTAAAGGAGAATTAAAGATAACTGAGGGAGCTTTATACCCCGCTTTACACAAATTAGAAGCCGAAGGGGTTTTGGAGGTAGAAGTAGAAAACGTAGATAACCGTTTGCGGAAGTATTATAAACTAACGGAAAAAGGAACTACTGAGACCGTAAATCGATTGGCGGAGCTGGAGGATTTTATTAGAAACATGCAAACTTTAGTACAACCTAAATTAGAGTATTGATTATGAAATTATCAAAAGAAGAAATACGGTTTATAGATACCTATTTGCAAAGTAATGAGGTTTATTATAGCGATATTAGACAGGAGATGGTAGATCATGTAGCTTCAGCAGTTGAACAAAACATGGAAGCCGATGGGCAAGATTTTTATCATGCTTTCAAAGATTATATGGTAATTCATAAAAGAGAGCTCTTGAAGAACAACAAAATGCGTTGGAGTTTTTCTTGGGATACGTTACATCAATTTTCGCTGTTTTTGGTTAAGCCCTATATGTTGCTTATGGGAGTAGTGATATTTTTCATTTTTAAGAATGTAGATGTTACTATTTATTTTTCAAATGATTTTACTTTAAACAATCTTTTCTTAGCTTTAATTATTACGTTAGTTTTATTTCAGGGGGTATATTTTCAACTTTATTTAAAGAAACGATTTTATGTGGTTGAAAAGACTGGCACTATCTTAACGGTGCTGTATTACTTTCAATTATTCTTTTTGCCTTTTTTTGATAAATCCGCTGTTTCGCCTTTGACCTTGACGATTTTTAGTTTCTTATTTTTGGGTTACATTATATTTTTTATCCAAACTATTATAAAATTCCATCAACACCGATTTAATTATATTTAGGATGAAATTAAGTGCAGAACAAATAGAAAAACTATA
The window above is part of the Flavobacterium sp. N1994 genome. Proteins encoded here:
- a CDS encoding ferredoxin--NADP reductase — protein: MSSFYKLQIKEVKHETANAISVTFNIPAELKSAYQFTAGQYVNLKLTLDGQEIRRAYSICSSPNSGDLRIAIKSVKNGHFSKFANDNLKVGDLLEVSQPEGRFTFEPSYSNLKNYAGFVAGSGITPVMSILKSVLESEPKSTFVLVYGNKTPEETIFHNELHELQLQYVGRFFVHYVFSQAKPEGELFGRIDKSTVNFVLNNKHKEKEFDKFYLCGPEEMINLVSTVLKEHNIADKNIKFELFSTSTANENAAADSHSGHTKITVMVDDEETTFEMSQKQTVLEAALKQGLDAPYSCQGGICSSCLARITNGTAEMKKNSILTDGEIAEGLILTCQAHPTSAELYVDYDDV
- a CDS encoding PadR family transcriptional regulator, translated to MKNSQLYKGSLTTIVMKLLEENGRMYGYEITQKVKDITKGELKITEGALYPALHKLEAEGVLEVEVENVDNRLRKYYKLTEKGTTETVNRLAELEDFIRNMQTLVQPKLEY